The following coding sequences are from one Culex quinquefasciatus strain JHB chromosome 1, VPISU_Cqui_1.0_pri_paternal, whole genome shotgun sequence window:
- the LOC6040682 gene encoding twinfilin: MSHQTGIKANAELLKFFGKCKDGKTRVLKVSIENEELALVDHKPVKKDFEKDYDASIKPLIEDDTPCYILYRLDYKIPTGYAWMLISWVPEAATVRQKMLYASTKATLKLEFGSGHIKEELNCTAKDETTLQGYQRHKVEFSSPAPLTSREEELAEIRKSEVKTDFGIDTKQQTLGGINCPISESAAAALNDMRRRAYNYLQFRIDLEEEKIHLVSAANIDLLKLPGQIPTDHARYHLYLFTHEYEGAHLDSMVFVYSMPGYSCSIRERMMYSSCKGPFSATIERHGIEIAKKLEIDSGTELTEEFLYEEIHPRKLNLRPQFSKPKGPPSRGAKRLTKPQAVE, from the exons ATGTCACACCAAACCGGAATAAAAG CCAATGCCGAGCTGCTCAAGTTCTTCGGCAAGTGCAAGGACGGGAAAACTCGAGTGCTCAAAGTTTCTATCGAGAATG AGGAGCTCGCCCTGGTGGACCACAAGCCGGTCAAGAAAGACTTTGAGAAGGATTACGACGCGTCGATAAAGCCGCTGATAGAAGACGACACTCCGTGCTATATTCTGTACCG CTTGGACTACAAAATTCCCACCGGGTACGCGTGGATGCTGATCAGCTGGGTGCCGGAGGCGGCCACCGTACGGCAGAAGATGCTGTACGCGTCCACGAAGGCCACGCTCAAGCTGGAGTTTGGCTCCGGTCACATCAAGGAGGAGTTGAACTGCACGGCCAAGGACGAAACGACGCTGCAGGGCTACCAGCGGCACAAGGTCGAGTTTAGTTCGCCGGCACCGTTGACCAGCCGGGAGGAGGAACTGGCGGAGATACGGAAGAGTGAGGTGAAGACGGACTTTGGCATCGATACGAAGCAGCAAACGCTCGGTGGAATCAATTGTCCGATTTCGGAGTCGGCTGCTGCGGCGTTGAACGACATGCGACGCCGGGCGTACAATTATCTGCAGTTCCGGATCGACCTGGAGGAGGAAAAGATCCACCTGGTGAGTGCGGCCAACATCGACTTGCTCAAACTGCCCGGCCAAATTCCGACGGACCACGCGCGCTACCATCTGTATCTGTTTACGCACGAGTACGAGGGCGCACACCTGGACAGCATGGTCTTTGTGTACTCGATGCCCGGCTACAGCTGCTCGATCCGGGAACGCATGATGTACTCGAGCTGCAAGGGACCGTTTTCCGCGACGATCGAACGGCACGGCATCGAAATCGCCAAAAAGCTCGAAATCGACTCCGGCACCGAGCTGACCGAGGAGTTCCTGTACGAGGAGATTCACCCCCGCAAGCTGAACCTGCGGCCACAGTTCTCCAAGCCGAAGGGACCGCCCAGCCGGGGCGCGAAAAGACTGACAAAGCCGCAAGCCGTCGAGTGA
- the LOC6040681 gene encoding josephin-like protein has product MGAPVIYHERQVKELCALHALNNLFQDASSFNKTQLDEICRELSPNDFINPHRSILGLGNYDINVIITALHVKQCEAIWFDKRRDPSCIDTSKIVGLILNVPSKYSIGFMKFPLQRRHWISVKKINGEYWNLDSKLDAPQKIGDESQIMEYLRNQLAGNDKELFVVCTQGVESSEAWLLPEHRRNSTAAEN; this is encoded by the coding sequence ATGGGCGCCCCCGTAATCTACCACGAGCGGCAGGTCAAGGAGCTGTGCGCCCTCCACGCGTTGAACAATCTGTTCCAGGACGCCTCCAGCTTCAACAAGACCCAGCTGGACGAAATCTGTCGCGAGCTGTCCCCGAACGACTTCATAAACCCGCACCGGTCCATCCTGGGCCTGGGAAACTACGACATCAACGTGATAATCACCGCACTGCACGTGAAACAGTGCGAAGCCATATGGTTCGACAAGCGGCGGGACCCGTCCTGCATCGACACTTCCAAAATCGTAGGTCTAATCCTGAACGTACCCTCGAAATACTCGATCGGATTCATGAAGTTCCCGCTGCAACGGCGCCACTGGATCAGCGTGAAGAAGATCAACGGCGAGTACTGGAACCTGGACTCGAAGCTGGACGCACCGCAGAAAATCGGCGACGAGTCGCAAATCATGGAATACCTGCGGAACCAGCTGGCCGGTAACGACAAGGAACTGTTTGTGGTGTGCACGCAGGGCGTCGAGAGCAGTGAAGCGTGGCTGCTGCCGGAGCACCGGCGGAACTCGACGGCGGCGGAGAACTAG
- the LOC6040680 gene encoding LOW QUALITY PROTEIN: DNA repair protein XRCC3 (The sequence of the model RefSeq protein was modified relative to this genomic sequence to represent the inferred CDS: deleted 1 base in 1 codon) — protein sequence MKESSETENINGFLNAKQALTAHPNRWRKLRFNVASLDRLLCTGGISARGVVEISGDAGSGKTQLALHLALTCQQQCPERRGVVYISTEHPFPSKRLVQMEQALRNSSGVGHEVGKYSDNIFVEHLNSPSALEQCITDRLPVLLENNPIRLLVIDPSRPSIAAVYADEEDYVERAESFRRLVHSLHALQERFDFVTVCTNQVRAVVDDYDGEEKVIPALGLAWGSLVHTRIQLRRIMGTNRRVCQLVFCPTAEPAECYFVIAQAGILDAN from the exons ATGAAAGAATCATCCGAAACGGAAAATATAAATGGATTTCTCAACG CAAAGCAAGCACTGACTGCCCACCCCAACCGATGGCGCAAGCTCCGCTTCAACGTCGCCTCCTTGGATCGTCTCCTGTGTACCGGCGGCATAAGCGCGCGTGGCGTCGTGGAAATCTCCGGCGATGCCGGTTCCGGCAAAACCCAGCTAGCGCTCCACCTGGCGCTGACCTGCCAACAGCAGTGCCCGGAACGGCGCGGAGTGGTCTACATCAGCACCGAGCACCCGTTTCCGTCGAAGCGGCTTGTCCAGATGGAACAGGCACTTCGAAATAGTAGTGGTGTTGGCCACGAGGTTGGGAAATATTCCGACAACATCTTCGTGGAACATTTGAACAGTCCG TCCGCGCTGGAACAATGCATCACGGATCGGCTTCCGGTGCTGCTGGAAAACAACCCGATCCGTCTGCTGGTGATCGAT CCATCGCGGCCGTCTATCGCGGCCGTCTACGCCGACGAGGAGGACTACGTCGAGCGGGCGGAATCGTTCCGTCGGTTGGTCCACTCGCTGCACGCCCTCCAGGAGCGGTTCGATTTTGTCACCGTTTGTACGAACCAGGTCCGGGCCGTGGTGGATGATTACGACGGCGAGGAGAAGGTCATTCCGGCGCTAGGGCTTGCCTGGGGCAGTTTGGTGCACACCCGGATTCAGCTGAGGCGGATTATGGGGACGAACCGGAGAGTCTGCCAACTGGTGTTTTGTCCGACGGCGGAACCGGCCGAGTGTTACTTTGTCATCGCGCAGGCAGGGATTTTGGATGCGAATTAG